In the genome of Tannockella kyphosi, one region contains:
- a CDS encoding DUF6120 family protein, whose protein sequence is MSRDTYLLDIKKAFPTFGKEEIEYFNRFTKSITENSEENENYDYYSSRFGNPKEIVESFYDDLEPQGIYSRMKDTKFKQKSLKLIFLFLIINTIIFFGVLSLAREDAKDSHGSYFDDSSITYE, encoded by the coding sequence ATGAGTAGAGATACGTACTTATTAGACATAAAAAAAGCTTTTCCTACATTTGGGAAAGAAGAAATAGAATATTTTAACAGATTCACAAAATCTATTACTGAAAATTCTGAAGAAAATGAAAACTATGATTACTATTCTTCTAGGTTTGGTAACCCTAAAGAAATAGTGGAATCATTTTATGATGACTTAGAACCACAAGGTATTTATTCACGTATGAAAGATACTAAATTCAAACAAAAATCTCTAAAGCTTATATTTCTATTTTTAATCATTAATACAATCATCTTTTTTGGTGTTTTAAGTTTAGCCCGTGAAGATGCAAAAGATAGTCATGGATCTTATTTTGATGATTCATCTATAACTTACGAATAG
- a CDS encoding PadR family transcriptional regulator, which produces MAKKNIYFKFEMLILVILTTKDCYGYEITTKIRELSDGIIDIKEGSLYPTLYKMLDKGYISSNEVIVNRKIRVYYHLEESGIPYLEAMIEEYHQWENKIQVILNIKGEHGDE; this is translated from the coding sequence ATGGCTAAGAAGAACATTTATTTTAAATTTGAGATGTTAATACTTGTTATTTTAACAACCAAGGATTGTTATGGTTATGAAATTACAACTAAAATACGCGAATTATCAGATGGCATCATTGATATAAAAGAAGGTTCTTTATACCCTACTCTTTATAAGATGTTAGATAAAGGATATATATCTTCTAATGAAGTAATAGTAAATAGAAAGATACGTGTTTATTATCATCTAGAAGAATCTGGTATTCCTTATCTAGAAGCAATGATTGAAGAATATCATCAATGGGAAAATAAAATACAAGTAATATTAAATATAAAAGGAGAACATGGTGATGAGTAG
- a CDS encoding stage IV sporulation protein A: METKKILKDIAKRCDDDISFSSSRTCKNREVYVYKKEHVKAVIPYIDDPDAKLHAIDELPQSGKGKMIMTVEPKFIPNQAVSILLEDNLNAKVRLVDSVRF; encoded by the coding sequence ATGGAAACAAAAAAGATACTTAAAGATATAGCAAAGAGATGTGACGACGATATCTCATTTAGCAGTAGTAGGACCTGTAAGAACAGGGAAGTCTACGTTTATAAAAAAGAACACGTCAAGGCAGTAATACCTTATATTGATGATCCTGATGCTAAGTTACATGCTATTGATGAATTACCACAATCTGGTAAGGGAAAAATGATTATGACGGTAGAGCCTAAATTCATCCCTAATCAAGCAGTATCGATATTATTAGAAGATAATTTAAATGCTAAGGTGAGACTAGTAGATAGTGTTAGATTCTAA
- a CDS encoding N-acetylmuramoyl-L-alanine amidase, which produces MKLLLISGHGSGDSGAVGNGYKESDLTIEVVKNIKNYLDEYMSVTVYDTNRNAFKDCQKGQFKIGRYDYILEVHFNAFNGKATGTECFVTTREKGIGVEQKIMKKMAKYFKLRDNDAIFDGVKRKNFLVINTCKSRGMSGCLLEVCFIDNPSDIKIYQENKLEIAKDIGDAIMDGFKVTKKVTSNTKKTTVTKKSNTTIAKEVIAGKWGSGDERKEKLEKAGYSYQAIQSRVNTLLNKKKSNTTIAKEVIAGKWGNGSSRTDRLRKAGYSPSIIQKKVNQLLK; this is translated from the coding sequence ATGAAATTATTGTTAATTAGCGGACATGGATCTGGAGACAGTGGGGCAGTTGGAAATGGCTACAAAGAATCGGATCTTACAATTGAAGTAGTTAAAAACATTAAGAATTATTTAGATGAATACATGAGTGTTACAGTCTATGATACAAATAGAAATGCTTTTAAAGATTGTCAAAAAGGTCAATTTAAAATAGGAAGATATGATTATATATTAGAAGTACATTTTAATGCTTTTAATGGAAAAGCCACAGGTACAGAATGCTTTGTTACTACAAGAGAAAAAGGTATCGGAGTAGAACAAAAAATAATGAAAAAAATGGCTAAATATTTTAAACTTAGAGATAATGATGCTATTTTTGATGGAGTAAAAAGAAAGAACTTCTTAGTCATTAATACATGTAAATCAAGAGGAATGTCAGGTTGTTTATTAGAAGTTTGTTTTATAGATAATCCTAGTGATATAAAGATATATCAAGAAAATAAGTTAGAAATAGCAAAAGATATTGGTGATGCAATTATGGACGGATTTAAAGTAACAAAAAAAGTTACTAGTAATACTAAAAAAACAACAGTAACTAAAAAATCAAATACGACAATTGCCAAAGAAGTTATTGCTGGTAAATGGGGTAGTGGTGATGAAAGAAAAGAAAAATTAGAAAAAGCAGGATATAGCTATCAAGCTATTCAAAGTAGGGTCAATACTTTGTTGAACAAGAAAAAATCAAATACTACAATAGCCAAAGAAGTTATTGCTGGTAAATGGGGTAACGGATCTAGTAGAACAGATCGATTACGAAAAGCAGGTTATAGCCCTAGTATTATTCAAAAGAAAGTAAATCAACTGCTTAAATAG
- a CDS encoding sulfite exporter TauE/SafE family protein, with protein MTTIQMIIIVCPLVFFAAFIDAIAGGGGLISLPAYLFTGMPTHLAYGSNKFSGCMGSFFSSYRFLKSGVVHLKVAIISAFFALIGSYLGAQLVLILSDYFLKISMTILLPIIAVILLFKKNKQEDVNVVNLLSKRKTIFLSSIIGFLIGAYDGFFGPGTGTFLILGYTTFMGFDYRTACGNARIVNLASNFAALIAYVFAGKVMYVVAIPAAFCSITGYWLGSGLAIKKGSKYIKPLMVCVMMVLFLKIIIDLLG; from the coding sequence ATGACAACAATACAAATGATTATCATAGTATGTCCATTGGTTTTCTTTGCTGCATTTATTGATGCTATTGCAGGAGGAGGAGGACTAATTTCTTTACCTGCTTATTTATTTACGGGTATGCCAACTCATTTGGCATATGGGAGTAATAAGTTTTCAGGATGTATGGGATCTTTCTTTTCTTCTTATCGCTTTTTAAAGAGTGGGGTAGTACATTTAAAAGTAGCGATCATTTCAGCTTTTTTTGCTTTAATTGGTTCTTATTTGGGGGCACAATTAGTACTTATTCTAAGTGATTATTTTCTAAAAATAAGTATGACTATTTTATTACCAATTATTGCAGTAATCTTGTTATTTAAAAAGAACAAACAAGAAGATGTTAATGTAGTAAATTTGTTAAGCAAAAGAAAGACTATTTTTCTATCATCAATCATAGGATTCTTGATAGGAGCTTATGATGGCTTTTTTGGACCTGGGACAGGTACGTTTTTAATACTCGGTTATACTACTTTCATGGGATTTGATTATCGCACTGCTTGTGGAAATGCTAGGATTGTCAATCTTGCATCTAATTTTGCAGCACTAATAGCGTATGTGTTTGCTGGTAAAGTAATGTATGTTGTCGCAATACCAGCTGCTTTTTGTTCGATTACAGGTTATTGGTTAGGATCAGGATTAGCTATTAAGAAGGGTTCTAAATATATTAAACCCTTGATGGTATGTGTAATGATGGTTTTATTTTTAAAAATTATAATTGATTTATTAGGATAG
- a CDS encoding Cof-type HAD-IIB family hydrolase, with translation MAIKVIIMDIDGTLVNSDKKLTLKTKEILIQAQKLGIKVVLASGRPRRGMVNLARELEMDQHHGLVVCYNGSQIIDCQTNEIIYNQAIPNHLGKAVLKHMKNFNVYPMIDKEDTMYVNNVYAPPIQLDKDFNVVEYEARGGNFLLCEKENLDEFLDWDINKILTAGQPAYLQEHYLEMMEPFKDTLSCMFTSAFYFEFTAKSIDKANALKEVLLPLGYKQEEMIAFGDGMNDLSMIEFCGIGVAMQNAVEALKEASQYITTSNDQDGIAYALLHYIPEIKTP, from the coding sequence ATGGCAATAAAAGTAATTATTATGGATATAGATGGAACACTTGTAAACAGTGACAAGAAGTTAACTTTGAAAACAAAAGAAATTCTAATTCAGGCTCAAAAACTAGGGATAAAAGTTGTACTAGCATCTGGTAGACCTAGAAGAGGAATGGTTAATCTTGCTAGAGAATTAGAGATGGATCAACATCATGGATTAGTAGTATGTTATAATGGTAGTCAAATTATTGATTGTCAAACAAATGAAATAATCTATAATCAAGCAATTCCCAATCATTTAGGAAAAGCAGTATTAAAACATATGAAAAACTTCAACGTTTATCCAATGATAGATAAAGAAGATACAATGTATGTAAATAATGTATATGCCCCTCCTATTCAATTAGATAAAGATTTTAATGTAGTTGAATATGAAGCTAGAGGTGGTAATTTCTTGTTGTGTGAAAAAGAAAACCTAGATGAGTTTTTAGATTGGGACATTAACAAGATTCTAACAGCAGGACAACCAGCTTATTTACAGGAACATTATTTAGAAATGATGGAACCCTTCAAAGATACATTATCATGTATGTTTACTAGTGCTTTTTATTTTGAATTTACTGCAAAATCAATTGATAAAGCAAATGCTTTAAAAGAAGTATTGTTACCATTAGGTTATAAACAAGAAGAGATGATAGCCTTTGGTGATGGAATGAATGATCTAAGTATGATAGAGTTTTGTGGTATCGGTGTTGCAATGCAAAATGCTGTTGAAGCATTAAAAGAAGCTAGTCAATATATTACAACAAGTAATGATCAAGATGGTATTGCTTATGCCTTATTACACTATATTCCAGAAATAAAAACGCCGTGA
- a CDS encoding helix-turn-helix domain-containing protein, producing the protein MMNEEYVGNRLMQLRMKKGVSARDMSLSIGQNENYINNIENYKTSPSLQGLFYISEYLEITPEQFFSSEQQNPKQVQSIIDIIKTMNDDDLALILALIERIKTP; encoded by the coding sequence ATGATGAATGAAGAGTATGTAGGCAATCGATTAATGCAACTTAGAATGAAAAAAGGTGTTTCTGCAAGAGATATGAGCCTTAGTATTGGTCAAAATGAAAACTATATTAATAATATTGAAAACTATAAAACTTCTCCCTCTTTGCAAGGATTGTTTTATATTAGTGAATATTTAGAAATAACTCCTGAACAGTTTTTCTCAAGTGAACAACAAAACCCTAAACAGGTTCAATCTATAATCGATATTATAAAAACAATGAATGACGATGACCTAGCATTAATTTTAGCACTTATAGAACGTATAAAAACGCCTTGA
- a CDS encoding ECF transporter S component: protein MSVKKLVLAGFLLALGFVLPFATMQIPAIGSMLLPMHLPVLLAGYVCGWPLAMLIGFVLPILRSAVFSMPPMFPTAIAMSFELAAYGFLTGFIYSKLPKKTSSIYISLVVSLLGGRVVWGIVTYLLMGYIGSAFTLELFITGAFANAMPGIILQFLVIPNVVVALERSGLLENVRKRAFS, encoded by the coding sequence ATGTCAGTTAAGAAGTTAGTTTTAGCAGGCTTTTTATTAGCTTTGGGGTTTGTACTACCTTTTGCTACAATGCAAATACCTGCAATAGGAAGTATGTTATTACCAATGCATTTACCTGTTTTATTAGCGGGTTATGTATGTGGATGGCCATTAGCGATGTTAATAGGATTTGTGTTGCCAATATTACGAAGTGCTGTTTTTTCAATGCCACCAATGTTTCCAACGGCAATTGCGATGTCTTTTGAATTAGCTGCATATGGGTTTTTAACAGGATTTATTTATAGCAAATTACCAAAGAAAACAAGTTCTATATATATTAGTTTAGTTGTTTCCTTGCTTGGTGGTAGAGTTGTTTGGGGGATCGTAACTTATTTGTTGATGGGATATATTGGGTCGGCTTTTACTTTAGAATTGTTTATTACAGGTGCCTTTGCAAATGCAATGCCAGGTATTATTTTACAATTCTTGGTAATACCAAATGTAGTAGTAGCACTAGAAAGAAGTGGCTTGTTAGAAAATGTCCGTAAAAGAGCTTTTAGCTAA
- a CDS encoding asparaginase translates to MKKILLLTTGGTIVSLHTKDGLVPSNEEHDLLYYLGSMKDDYAITIDNIFNLDSTNIQPEEWVIVAKKIDQEKNNYDAIVITHGTDTMAYTSSVLSYMLLGIEIPVVITGSQLPIAHPLSDAIINLRCAFEMANTAIGGVFVAFNRHIILGTRASKVRTSGFNAFESINVLPVGIINSDGLQINQWAVPKQTSYQLKESLDSHVFLLKLTPGTDPHILPAMANLGCHGIVIEAFGAGGINFIRRDLVSMLDQMQTLDIPIVVCSQCLYDRSDLNHYEVGRKALEKGVISAYDMTSESAVTKLMWGLGQLDQGELRIPMIRELFEKNLVGEME, encoded by the coding sequence ATGAAAAAAATACTTTTATTAACAACAGGAGGAACAATTGTTTCTTTACATACAAAAGATGGCCTAGTCCCATCAAATGAAGAACATGATTTATTATATTATTTAGGATCTATGAAAGATGATTACGCTATCACAATAGATAATATTTTTAATTTAGATAGTACTAATATTCAACCAGAAGAATGGGTGATAGTAGCTAAAAAAATAGATCAAGAAAAAAACAACTATGACGCTATTGTAATTACGCATGGAACAGATACAATGGCTTATACATCATCGGTATTATCTTATATGTTATTAGGAATAGAAATCCCAGTCGTTATAACAGGTTCTCAATTACCAATAGCCCATCCATTAAGTGACGCTATTATCAATTTACGATGTGCTTTTGAAATGGCTAATACTGCGATAGGTGGTGTATTTGTTGCTTTTAATAGACATATTATTTTAGGAACTCGAGCTTCCAAAGTAAGAACAAGTGGATTTAATGCTTTTGAGAGTATTAACGTCTTACCAGTAGGAATTATTAACTCAGATGGACTACAAATAAACCAATGGGCTGTACCAAAACAAACAAGTTATCAACTAAAAGAATCTTTAGATAGTCATGTTTTTTTATTAAAACTAACACCTGGAACAGATCCTCATATATTACCAGCAATGGCTAATTTAGGATGTCATGGTATTGTTATAGAAGCATTTGGAGCGGGTGGAATTAATTTTATTCGTAGAGATTTAGTTAGTATGTTAGATCAAATGCAAACATTAGATATTCCAATTGTTGTTTGTAGTCAATGTTTATATGATCGTAGTGATTTAAATCATTATGAAGTTGGTCGAAAAGCATTAGAAAAGGGAGTCATATCAGCTTATGATATGACTAGTGAAAGTGCTGTTACCAAATTAATGTGGGGACTAGGTCAACTAGATCAAGGAGAATTGAGAATTCCAATGATTAGAGAATTATTTGAAAAAAACTTAGTAGGAGAAATGGAATAA
- a CDS encoding DUF6512 family protein, with product MIQALFLLLIASAMHFIYDFIPYDIIGLIVPIDESIFQHIKLIFYPILFYYLYIKRWNTIVIVQLVSIVSMLFIYYFYRYALNIESVPIDILLVGLIFVIMQYIDTLALQHNWITSSKITILFIMISIFLLGYLTIYPPNLPMFIEGNPIK from the coding sequence ATGATACAAGCTTTGTTTTTATTACTTATAGCAAGTGCAATGCATTTTATTTATGATTTCATTCCATATGATATAATTGGTCTTATTGTCCCAATCGATGAATCCATATTCCAACATATTAAATTAATATTTTATCCAATATTATTCTATTATCTGTACATAAAAAGATGGAATACAATAGTTATTGTACAATTAGTAAGTATTGTAAGCATGTTATTTATTTATTATTTTTATCGTTATGCGCTTAATATTGAAAGTGTTCCTATCGATATTTTATTAGTAGGCCTTATCTTTGTTATAATGCAATATATCGATACATTAGCCCTACAACATAATTGGATAACTTCTTCTAAAATAACAATACTATTTATCATGATTAGTATATTCTTATTAGGATATCTTACTATTTATCCACCTAATCTACCAATGTTTATAGAAGGAAATCCGATCAAATGA
- a CDS encoding DeoR/GlpR family DNA-binding transcription regulator, translating into MFAKQRQDEIVERVNQEGAIKVKEIALEFNVTEDSIRKDLTLLENQGKLTKTYGGAIKIRDMSHDFKVEDRIGKNNHDKTTIASKACTYIENGMTIFLDISTINIEIAKLVKESNKDVTVVTNMIDVLITLLHSKVNVVFLGGTLNRREKGFIGSLTIQQIENYQFDLAFIGCVGVDFENERIYTYTSDDGLTKKCAMKHSHQTYVVLESKKLQTNGTYCFSNLEACTGFITEQETITNNNK; encoded by the coding sequence ATGTTCGCAAAACAAAGACAAGATGAAATAGTAGAAAGAGTAAATCAAGAAGGTGCTATTAAAGTAAAAGAAATAGCTTTAGAATTTAATGTTACAGAAGATAGTATTCGTAAAGATTTAACATTATTAGAAAATCAAGGAAAACTAACGAAAACATATGGTGGTGCAATTAAAATAAGAGATATGAGTCATGATTTTAAAGTAGAAGATAGAATTGGTAAAAACAACCATGATAAAACAACAATAGCTTCGAAAGCATGTACTTATATTGAAAATGGGATGACTATTTTTTTAGATATTTCTACTATTAATATAGAAATCGCAAAACTAGTAAAAGAATCAAACAAAGATGTAACGGTAGTAACAAATATGATTGATGTTTTGATTACGTTACTACATAGTAAAGTAAATGTTGTTTTTTTAGGAGGAACACTAAATCGTCGTGAAAAGGGATTTATTGGTAGTTTAACGATACAACAAATTGAAAATTATCAATTTGATTTAGCGTTTATTGGTTGTGTTGGCGTAGACTTCGAAAATGAACGTATTTATACTTATACAAGTGATGATGGACTTACTAAAAAATGTGCAATGAAGCATAGTCATCAAACCTATGTAGTATTAGAATCTAAAAAATTACAAACTAATGGAACCTATTGTTTTTCTAACTTAGAAGCATGTACTGGTTTTATTACAGAACAAGAAACAATAACAAACAATAACAAATAA